A window from Dysidea avara chromosome 2, odDysAvar1.4, whole genome shotgun sequence encodes these proteins:
- the LOC136248052 gene encoding tyrosinase-like, with amino-acid sequence MQSGKVSFMAIASLCLLGQEVFGQIPTACSDVTSLENLECCPSTSDGVCVQDAGRGLCTDLNVPGYNRNSADVRRNWPHYFTRIFNCGSFSLESQVCKCNGNYAGYDCSRCMFGHYGPDCSQSKVLLLQSLATYTDSDWTAYIDTILQSRSFDSGNAYILSPTLFNSLDSEDNKTLSISVAIHVMLTNHTWVQVHEYLYLSILKYRFENLENRLDYAHAGPAFTTWHKYFHVLFEWEIQYMLKSRGHMDYHTFRLPYWDRRIEIQRSIGILAEDLFTEKKLGATRNVSGFPRVFGDIVGDVWDTICWDTFFRFVIQMLTPILFSVVHSQELIHTIVTILTSPQVSNHEKTIEVLLMPMLAITYMTKCRKDRLCLYLPNFDPECAITSTNGSQTIALKQQMHGAIHTITGAGDLTAHIPFNKRGQMDDVTSSPNDPLFIPHHVMIDCMFDEWLKLHPDAEYPNDIPRTVPTTGHQPDDFFPTQYQHWHVQTVS; translated from the exons aTGCAAAGTGGTAAAGTTTCTTTTATGGCCATTGCCTCATTATGCCTGTTGGGGCAGGAGGTTTTCGGTCAAATACCAACAGCATGCAGTGATGTTACAAGTCTAGAAAACTTGGAGTGTTGTCCATCCACAAGTGATGGTGTGTGTGTACAGGATGCCGGTAGAGGACTGTGTACTGATTTGAACGTGCCTGGATATAACAGAAATAGTGCTGATGTCCGTCGCAATTGGCCTCACTACTTCACTAGG ATATTTAATTGTGGTTCCTTCTCTTTGGAATCACAGGTCTGTAAATGTAATGGAAATTATGCTGGATATGACTGTAGTCGGTGTATGTTTGGTCATTATGGACCAGATTGCTCTCAGTCAAAAGTTCTTCTCCTACAATCACTGGCTACCTACACTGATAGTGACTGGACTGCATACATTGATACTATTCTGCAGTCACGTTCATTTGACTCAGG AAATGCGTACATACTTAGCCCAACGCTTTTCAACTCATTGGATAGTGaagataacaaaacgctctccatcTCAGTGGCTATCCATGTCATGCTtactaatcat ACATGGgtccaagtacatgagtacttgtacttaagtatacttaagtacagatttgaaa ATTTAGAAAATCGTTTGGATTATGCTCATGCTGGACCTGCATTTACAACTTGGCACAAATACTTTCATGTGTTGTTTGAGTGGGAAATACAATACATGCTGAAGAGCAGGGGACACATGGACTATCACACTTTCAGGCTACCTTACTGGGATCGGCGAATTGAAATTCAAAGATCTATAGGAATACTTGCAGAAGATCTCTTTACAGAAAAAAAGCTTGGGGCAACAAGGAATGTCAGTGGTTTTCCTCGTGTATTTGGAGATATCGTTGGTGATGTATGGGACACAATATGTTGGGATACATTTTTCAGATTTGTGATCCAAATGTTAACACCGATTCTCTTCAGTGTTGTCCATTCACAGGAACTGATCCACACAATAGTAACAATCCTGACTAGCCCACAAGTCAGCAA TCACGAAAAAACTATCGAAGTTCTGTTGATGCCAATGTTGGCTATAACATATATGACTAAGTGTCGTAAAGACAGACTGTGCCTATATCTACCTAATTTTGACCCTGAATGTGCCATCACATCTACAAATGGCTCTCAGACAATAGCACTTAAGCAACAAATGCATGGTGCG ATACATACCATTACTGGGgcaggtgatctcactgcacaTATTCCATTTAATAAGAGGGGACAAATGGATGATGTGACATCATCACCAAATGATCCTCTTTTCATTCCTCACCATGTCATGATAGATTGTATGTTTGATGAATGGCTGAAGCTACACCCTGATGCAGAGTATCCTAATGATATACCAAGAACTGTTCCCACCACAGGACATCAACCTGATGACTTTTTCCCCACTCAGTACCAGCACTGGCATGTTCAAACGGTCTCGTAA